From the Montipora capricornis isolate CH-2021 chromosome 2, ASM3666992v2, whole genome shotgun sequence genome, one window contains:
- the LOC138037873 gene encoding uncharacterized protein, which translates to METGLPTKEVFNIVVNHALRFKDSVNYFAGWNVEAISFEDQIFITLMKVRENYTQLHLAQLFHCSVATISNIVITFTHVLHEILFDDLMTSIPSREKNKISAPSSFRQFESCRIVIDCTDIEVAAPGLLSQQNATYSSYRGMNSFKVIVGVAPNGVITYVSRLYPGSISDKSIVEQSGLLNHLTAGDMILADKGFLIQDIVPHGVCVNIPPFLNNGTFTESEVKKTKGIAKARIHVERANARLKDFKILSFIPSYLRCYADILFQLCAALVNLQFPLIKEGCEDMVFE; encoded by the coding sequence ATGGAGACAGGTCTTCCAACCAAAGAAGTCTTTAATATTGTTGTAAACCATGCTCTTAGATTTAAAGATAGTGTGAACTATTTTGCTGGATGGAATGTAGAAGCAATCAGTTTTGaggatcaaatttttatcactTTAATGAAAGTGCGAGAGAACTACACACAGCTTCACCTAGCCCAATTGTTTCATTGTAGTGTGGCCACGATTTCTAACATTGTTATAACATTTACTCATGTTTTGCATGAAATTTTGTTTGATGACCTCATGACGTCAATTCCATCCCGTGAAAAAAACAAGATCTCTGCACCGTCCTCCTTCAGGCAATTCGAATCCTGTCGGATTGTTATAGACTGCACAGACATTGAGGTTGCCGCCCCTGGATTGTTGAGTCAGCAAAATGCAACATATTCGTCATACAGAGGAATGAATTCCTTTAAGGTCATAGTTGGTGTTGCACCAAATGGAGTCATCACTTATGTCAGCCGACTGTATCCAGGTTCTATTTCAGACAAGAGTATTGTGGAGCAGTCCGGACTCCTTAATCACTTGACAGCTGGAGATATGATTCTGGCTGACAAAGGTTTCCTTATCCAGGATATTGTACCACATGGTGTCTGTGTCAATATCCCACCTTTCCTGAATAATGGAACTTTCACAGAGAGTGAggtcaagaaaacaaaaggcatagcTAAAGCACGGATTCATGTTGAAAGAGCTAATGCTAGGCTGAAAGActtcaaaattttaagcttCATTCCTTCATATTTGCGTTGCTATGCTGAcattttgtttcagttatgtgctgcacttgtaaatttaCAATTTCCTTTAATCAAAGAGGGATGTGAAGATATGGTTTTTGAGTAG